Proteins encoded in a region of the Nicotiana tomentosiformis chromosome 9, ASM39032v3, whole genome shotgun sequence genome:
- the LOC104101325 gene encoding protein ANTHESIS POMOTING FACTOR 1 isoform X1: protein MTALSELNDDIVRSMTVASVFSDFGGQINSLDFHRKEDLLITASEDDSIRLFDIANGKLLKTTYHKKHGADRICFTHHPHSVICSSIHNLDLHGESLRYLSMYDNRCLRYFKGHKERVVSLCMSPVNDSFMSGSLDHSVRIWDLRVNACQGILRLRGRPAVAYDQQGLVFAVAMEGGAVKLFDSRSYDKGPFDTFLVGGDTAEVCDIKFSNDGKSMLLTTTSNSIYVLDAYGGEKRCGFNLDPSPTAMEATFTPDGQYVVSGSGDGNLHAWNINTLNKVSSWDSHIGVPSCLKWAPRRVMFVAASSVLTFWIPNHGGAGDAAGAQTEQVTLQ, encoded by the exons ATGACGGCACTATCGGAGCTCAACGATGACATTGTTCGTAGCATGACCGTAGCATCAGTCTTCTCAGATTTT GGCGGGCAGATAAACTCACTTGATTTTCATCGGAAAGAAGATTTGCTGATAACTGCAAGTGAGGATGACTCAATTCGACTTTTTGACATTGCCAATGGGAA GTTGCTGAAGACTACATATCATAAGAAGCATGGAGCTGATCGAATATGCTTTACCCACCACCCTCACTCTGTTATATGCTCTTCAATACACAACTTGGATTTGCATGGAG AATCTTTGCGGTACCTATCCATGTATGATAATCGATGCCTTCGTTACTTTAAGGGACATAAAGAGAG GGTTGTATCACTGTGTATGTCTCCAGTTAATGACAGCTTCATGTCTGGTTCTCTTGACCATAGTGTCAGAATCTGGGATCTTCGTGTAAATGCCTGCCAG GGGATTTTGCGTCTAAGAGGTAGGCCTGCAGTTGCTTATGACCAACAAGGCCTTGTCTTTGCAGTGGCAATGGAAGGGGGTGCCGTCAAATTGTTTGATTCAAGGTCGTACGACAAG GGACCCTTTGATACCTTCCTAGTTGGTGGGGACACAGCTGAGGTTTGTGACATAAAATTCAGCAATGATGGAAAATCAATGCTCTTAACAACTACTAGTAACAGCATCTATGTCCTTGACGCCTATGGAGGAGAGAAG CGGTGTGGGTTTAATCTGGATCCCTCTCCGACAGCAATGGAGGCAACCTTTACACCAGATGGCCAATATGTTGTTTCAG GTTCAGGAGACGGAAACTTGCATGCGTGGAACATCAACACACTAAATAag GTTTCTAGCTGGGATAGCCACATAGGCGTCCCGTCCTGCTTGAAATGGGCGCCAAGAAGAGTAATGTTTGTTGCTGCATCATCAGTTCTTACCTTTTGGATCCCTAATCATGGAGGTGCTGGTGATGCCGCTGGAGCCCAGACAGAACAAGTTACTCTTCAATGA
- the LOC104101325 gene encoding protein ANTHESIS POMOTING FACTOR 1 isoform X2 gives MTQFDFLTLPMGSKSLKQACKKRLLKTTYHKKHGADRICFTHHPHSVICSSIHNLDLHGESLRYLSMYDNRCLRYFKGHKERVVSLCMSPVNDSFMSGSLDHSVRIWDLRVNACQGILRLRGRPAVAYDQQGLVFAVAMEGGAVKLFDSRSYDKGPFDTFLVGGDTAEVCDIKFSNDGKSMLLTTTSNSIYVLDAYGGEKRCGFNLDPSPTAMEATFTPDGQYVVSGSGDGNLHAWNINTLNKVSSWDSHIGVPSCLKWAPRRVMFVAASSVLTFWIPNHGGAGDAAGAQTEQVTLQ, from the exons ATGACTCAATTCGACTTTTTGACATTGCCAATGGGAAGTAAGTCCTTGAAACAAGCTTGCAAGAAAAG GTTGCTGAAGACTACATATCATAAGAAGCATGGAGCTGATCGAATATGCTTTACCCACCACCCTCACTCTGTTATATGCTCTTCAATACACAACTTGGATTTGCATGGAG AATCTTTGCGGTACCTATCCATGTATGATAATCGATGCCTTCGTTACTTTAAGGGACATAAAGAGAG GGTTGTATCACTGTGTATGTCTCCAGTTAATGACAGCTTCATGTCTGGTTCTCTTGACCATAGTGTCAGAATCTGGGATCTTCGTGTAAATGCCTGCCAG GGGATTTTGCGTCTAAGAGGTAGGCCTGCAGTTGCTTATGACCAACAAGGCCTTGTCTTTGCAGTGGCAATGGAAGGGGGTGCCGTCAAATTGTTTGATTCAAGGTCGTACGACAAG GGACCCTTTGATACCTTCCTAGTTGGTGGGGACACAGCTGAGGTTTGTGACATAAAATTCAGCAATGATGGAAAATCAATGCTCTTAACAACTACTAGTAACAGCATCTATGTCCTTGACGCCTATGGAGGAGAGAAG CGGTGTGGGTTTAATCTGGATCCCTCTCCGACAGCAATGGAGGCAACCTTTACACCAGATGGCCAATATGTTGTTTCAG GTTCAGGAGACGGAAACTTGCATGCGTGGAACATCAACACACTAAATAag GTTTCTAGCTGGGATAGCCACATAGGCGTCCCGTCCTGCTTGAAATGGGCGCCAAGAAGAGTAATGTTTGTTGCTGCATCATCAGTTCTTACCTTTTGGATCCCTAATCATGGAGGTGCTGGTGATGCCGCTGGAGCCCAGACAGAACAAGTTACTCTTCAATGA